From the genome of Thermoanaerobaculia bacterium:
ATCCAGATGGACGACTTCAAGAACGAGGGCGTCGTGGCCTCGGGCTCGTGGCCGTTTCAGGTCAACGTCCTGGCGGCGGGTGGCGCGCCGGTCGCGAGCACCTTCCCCGCGGAGGGGGTCACCGGCTGGGCGGACTCGACCATGATGCACGTCGACGCGCCGCATCCCAACTGCGCCTACGCCTGGCTCGAGCATTCGCTCGACCCGAAGGTGCAGGGCGATCTCGCGGCCTGGTTCGGCTCGCTGCCGGCCGTTCCCGCCGCCTGTCAGGGCAACGCCCTGCTGGGCGACAAAGGTTGCGAGACGAACGGCTTCGGCGAGTTCGAGCGCATCGCCTTCTGGAAGACGCCGCGCGCCGACTGCGGCGACGGGCGCACCGACTGCGTGCCCTACCACGAGTGGGTGACGAACTACATCGCGGTCATCGGCGGACGGTGACCGCGGCTTGATCGCCGTCGAGTTCCAGGGCGTCTCGAAGCGGTTCGGCGAAGTCGAGGCGGTCGCTGGCGTCGATCTCGCGATCGCCAATGGAGAGTTCTTCACCCTCCTCGGCCCCTCGGGTTCGGGCAAGACGACCTGCCTGCGCCTGGTGGCGGGATTCGACCTGCCCTCGGCCGGCCGGATTCTCCTCGACGGCGCGGATGTCTCGAACCTGCCCCCCTACGAACGCAACGTCAATACGGTCTTCCAGGACTACGCCCTCTTCCCCCACCTTTCCGTCGGCGAGAACGTCGCCTATGGCCCGATGGTGCGCGGCGTCGGGAGCACCGAGCGCCGGCGGCTGGCCGACGAGATGCTCGCCCTCGTCGAGCTCTCGGGCCTCTCCGACCGGCGTCCCGCGCAGCTTTCCGGCGGGCAGCGGCAGCGCGTCGCGCTGGCGCGCGCCCTGGTCAATCGACCGAAAGTCCTGCTCCTCGACGAACCGCTCGGCGCGCTGGATCTCAAACTCCGCCATCAGATGCAGATCGAGCTCAAGGCGATCCAGCAGCACGTCGGAATCACTTTCATCTTCGTCACTCACGACCAGGAGGAGGCGCTCACCATGAGCGACCGGCTCGCCGTCTTCGAGGGCGGGCGGATTGCGCAGATCGGCACCCCGGCCGAAGTCTACGAATCGCCGGCGACCGAGTTCATCGCCGGCTTCGTCGGCACGGCGAACGTCCTGCGCGGCGCGGCGGCGCGCCGGATCCTCGGCCACGAGGGACTCTTCGCTCTGCGGCCCGAGAAGATCTCGCTGCTCGCCGGCAGGGAGAGCGCGGCACCCGGAGCCCGGCAGGTCGAAGGGACTCTGACCGAGATCGTTTTCGCCGGCATGGTGACGCGCTACACCGTGGCGATCGAGGGCGGTTTCAGCCTGCACGTGGCGGCGCAGAATCTCGCTCCGGCGGGTCGTGCCGCCTTCGCTCGCGGCGCCCGCGTCGTCCTCGCCTGGGATCCCATCCACGAGCGTCCGCTCGCGGAAAGCTGAGCCGCATCCCACGACAGGCAGCGGTCCCGAATCGTGCTCACCCGATTGTCGACGTTCCTCTACCGGCGGCCGAAGGTCACGCTCGCCCTGCTCCTCCTCCCGCCGCTCCTCTGGTTCGGGTTGGCCTATGTCGGCGCGCTCGTCGCCCTTCTCGTCCAGTCGTTCTTCGGCCTCGATCACTTCACGGGACAGGTGGTCCAGCGCTTCACGCTGGCGACCTACGGCGACCTCCTGACGCGCGCCAACGCGGACATCGTGCTGCGCACCGCCGGAATGGCCGCCGCGGTAACCCTGGCCGCGGCCGCGCTCGCCTTCCCGCTCGCCTACTTCATGACCTTTCGCGCCTCGAAGCGCTCGCGCGGCTGGTTCTATCTCGCGATTCTCCTGCCGCTCTGGTCGAGCTATCTCGTGCGGGTCTATGCCTGGAAGCTGGTGCTCTCGAAGGAGGGGATCGTCTCCTGGTTCGCCGACCGCGCCGGGTTGGGCGGGCTGCTCGAGAGCTGGCTCGCCCTGCCTCTCGTCGGCGGACCGTCGCTCGCGATCTCGACCACCGGCATGTTCCTGGCCTTCCTCTACGTCTGGTTGCCCTACATGATCCTGCCGATCCAGGCGGCGCTCGAGCGCGTGCCGCGCTCCCTTCTCGAGGCCTCGGGCGACCTCGGCGCGCACCCGCGGTCCACCTTCCTGCACGTCACCCTGCCGCTCGTCTTTCCCGGCATCGTCGCCGGGTCGATCTTCACCTTCTCGCTGACCCTGGGCGACTTCATCGTCCCCTCGGTGCTCGGCAACTCGAGCTACTTCATCGGCCAGGCGGTGCTCGCCCACCAGGGGACCTCCGGCAACATTCCGCTGGCGGCGGCCTTCACGGTCGTGCCGATGGGGATCATGGGGATCTACCTGCTCGTCGCGCGGCGAGCCGGAGCCTTCGATGCGCTCTAGGTTCTCGTGGGGACTCGCGCTGGCCTCGGGAGCGGTGCTGCTCTTTCTGCACGGACCGATCTGGGTCATCCTGCTGTATGCCTTCACCACCGACGAGTCGAGCTACGGCTTCCCGCCCCCCGGCCTGACGACGCGCTGGTTCGGCGTCGCCTGGGAACGCGCCGACCTCTGGCAGGCGCTCGAGCTCTCGGTGCGCGTCGCCAGTGTGGCGACGCTCGTCGCGCTGGTACTCGGCACGCTCGCCGCCGCCGCGGTCTGGCGCAGCCGGTTCTTCGGCCGCGACGCCATCTCGTTCCTGCTCGTCCTGCCGATCGCGCTGCCGGGCATCGTCACCGGCATCGCCCTGCGCTCGGCGATCGGCCTGGCGGAGATCCCGTTCAGCTTCTGGACCCTCGTCATCGGACATGCGACCTTCTGCGTCGTCGTGGTCTACAACAACGCCCTGGCGCGCTTCCGACTCACCGGGCGCTCCCTCCTCGAGGCCTCCATGGACCTGGGCGCGAACTCGTTCCAGACCTTCCGCTACGTGCTGCTGCCGAATCTGGCGTCGGCTCTCCTCGCCGGCGGCATGCTCGCCTTCGCGCTCTCTTTCGACGAGGTGATCGTCACGACCTTCACCGCCGGCCGGCAGGAGACCCTGCCGATCTGGATCTTCAGCCAGCTCACGCGACCGCGCGACCGCCCGGTCACCAACGTCGTCGCCGTCTTCGTCATCGCGGTGACCTTCGTCCCGATCTTCCTGGCCCACTGGCTCACGAGAGACAAAGGCGACCCAGGCAGCTCGACCTGACCAGCCACTGAGCCTCCCTCCATCCGCCACAGCGGATGCTGGAGGGGGAGCGGCCGGGCGGGAATGGGGTCCGGGCGCCCGGGCTGCGGTGCACCATCGGCGCTCACCGGGGGTGGAAGCCACCCCCGCAGCGACCACCACGACCGGTCTGTAGCCTATGAGCCCGGGCCCCATTCCCGCCCGGCCGCTCCCCCGACCACGAGAACGCTACGAATGCGGATTCGTATGCGAACGCGCCGCCGTAGCCGCATCAGCCGCGGCGAGTGCGAGCGTGAGCGCCTTGTCGAAGGAGGTGCCGATCGCGAGCTCACCCTCGCGGTTGCGCCACCCCGCCTTCGCGAGCACCCGGAGCGGCCCGCTCTGCACCCCGGCGAGGACCACGAACACGCCGCCCTCGCGGAGCTTCACGACCGTCGAGTCGAGCGCCACCAGTCCCGTCGCATCGAGCAGCGGCACCGCCCGCAGGTCGAAGACCACGACCTCGACCCCTTTGGCGACCGCGCGCACCGCCGTCATCGCCTTCTGCGCGGCGCCGAAGAAGAGCGGGCCGGCGATCTCGTAGAGCAGCAGGTTCGGCGGCAGCGGCCGGCCGAGGTCGAGCTCTTCGGAGGAGACGAGCGAGACCCGCGACACCGCGGCCATCCGCTCCATGAAGAGGATCGAGGCGAGGACGATTCCCACCGTCACCGCCACCACCATGTCGAAGAGCACCGTCAACGAGAAGCAGGTGACGAGCACCACGATGTCGGTGCGCGGCGCCACCTTGAGGATGTGCAGGATGTGCCGGCCCTCGGCCATCCGCACCGCGACGTGAAGGAGGAGCGCCGCGAGCGCCGCCATCGGCAGCCGGCCCATGAGCGGGGCGAAGGCGATCACCGCGACGAGCACGAAGATCGCGTGGAAGACCGCTGCGAACGGCGTGCGGGCGCCGGCGCGGACGTTGGTCGCCGTGCGGGCGATCGCGCCGGTGGCCGCGAAGCCGCCGAAGAATGGACCGACGAAGTTGCCGATCCCCTGCGCCAGCAGCTCGCTGTCCGGATCGTGCTTCTTGCCGGTCATGCCGTCGGCGACGACCGCCGAGAGCAGCGACTCGATCGCACCGAGGATCGCGATCGTGAACGCCGCCGGCAGGAGCTCCCGGACGAGATCGAACGAGATCACCAGTGGAGCGCCCCCGGCGCCCGGGAGGTTCCACGGCAGGAGCGGGGTCGGCGGCAGCCGCGGAATGCCGGGACGGGCGACGCCGTCGAGCATGTAGGAGAAGCGGTCGTCGATGGTCACCACCGAAAATCCCGGCCACCAGCGGGCCGCGAAGTGCGCGGCGACGCCGGCACAGAGCAGGGCGACGAGCGGCGCCGGAACCCGCTTCGAGAGGTACGGCCACCCGAGCAGGACGACGAGCGTGAACGCTCCGATGCCGAAATCGGCGGAATGCGCGGTCGGCAGCGCGCGGACGAGAACCGCGAGGCGCTCGAGGTAGTCGGGCGGCAGGCTTTCCACCTCGAGGCCGAGGAAGTCCTTGAGTTGGAGCGTCCCGATGACCAGCGCGATGCCGGCAGTGAAGCCGGTGGTGACCGGATAGGGGACGAACTCGATGAACCGCCCCATGCGGTAGAAGCCCATCGCCATCAGGATGAGTCCGGCCATCATCGTCGCGAGCAGCAGTCCGCCGAGCCCGAAACGGGCGGCGATCGGCGCCAGAATGACGACGAACGCGGCGGTCGGTCCCGCCACCTGCACTTTCGAGCCGCCGAGCAGAGCGATCAGCGCGCCGGCGACGATCGCTGTGTAGAGGCCGTGCTGCGGCGCGACGCCGGAGGCGATCGCGAGCGCCATCGACAGCGGCAGCGCAACGACGCCGACGACCATGCCGGCGCCGATATCGGCCTTCAGGTCCGCGGCGGTGTAGCCTTTGCGCCAGGCGCGGCGGAGGGCGCTCGCGACACGCACCGATTTCGCGCGCGGCAGGGTCGTGGAGCTGGAGGAGAGTGGCGTCATGTGTCAAAGAGACCGTGCTGAAGAGGATCGCTCCGCCCACCGCGCAGCGTCGACGATCCCTGGCGAACTCCGCGAATCGTATACCCGCGCCGTCTATCGCGTCGACTGCAAGGAGGGTCCGATCCTCCTCCGCGTGGGTGCAGCGAGCGCCGCGCTCGATCGCTGGCTGGAGACGCAACGGGCCTCCTGCTTTGCTTTCCTCAGCGCCGCGAACCCCGGCTCGGTTGCGCTGCCCGAGACCGAGAACCTCCGCCGCCACCGGCTGCTGGTCGATCGCCTCGGTGAAAGCGGCCTTCCGGCGGTCGCCGGCGAGAGCTTCGACCCGGCGACCGGCGGCTGGCGGGAGGCGAGCCTCCTGGTGGTCGGAATCGACCGCGAGGCAGCGCTCGCGCTCGCCCGGGAGTTCGGTCAGGCAGCCCTGCTGTGGGGCGAGATCGGAAGGCCGGTCGCGCTCCTGCCCACGGCGGGAGGAGCTCTCGAGCCGGACTAGTTGCCGGCCTTCCTCTGGGCTTCCTTGAAGTGTGAGGAGGTCGTGGGTACCTTGCCGTAGGCCTGCTTCGCTCTCGCCGCGTCCTTCAACCGGCGCTCGTAGATCTCCGCCAGCTGGAACCAGGCGTCCAGCCGCGTCTGCGGGAAGTGCTGCGTGAGCCTCTCGTAGGCCTCTGCCGCGAGATCCCATCGCTTCTCGTCCTCGTACATCCGCCCGAGCTCCCACCAGGCCTTCTCGGCGACCGGCTCGGCGGGGAAACGCGCGGTGAGATCGCGATAGGTCGCGAGCGCCGCCGGCACCGTGGCGCCCAGGGCTCCATCCCGGACGGTCACGCGCTGCTCGCGCTCGATCTCCGCCTTCGCCGCGAGCGCGCGCGCCGACCACGGCGACGCCGGATAGGTCGCGGCACTTTCGGCGTAGAGCCGCTTCGCCTCGTCCGCGGACTTCTTGGTGTCCGCCGCCTGCACGAGCTTCGCCTGCTGGAATGCCGCCTCCGCAGCGCGGGGGTCACCCTTGAAGCGGGCCTGGATCTCGACGTAGGCGCCGATCGCCTCCTGGCCGCGCCCGAGGCTCGCGAGCGACTTGGCGGCGAGGTAGTGAGCGTCGAGCGCCAGCGGGCTCGCCGGGTAGGCCGCGATCAGCGCGCGCGCGTCGGAGAGCGCCTGGTCGAAGAGCTTGGCGTCGAACTTGCCGCGCGCGACTTCGAGGTCGGCCGCTGCCGGGTCCACTCCGGGTTTGGCCGGAGTCGTGGCCGGCGCCTCGGGGGGCTTCGCTGTGCCCGGTTTCGCAGCTGCCGCGCTCTCCTTCGCCGGCTTCTCGACGGGCACAGCGACGGCCACCGGGGGAGCGGCCGCAGTGGGCGGTGCCGCAGGGCCCTCGGTCGCCGGCGGGCTCGCCACCGGCGAAGCGTCTCCCCGATCACCGGCGGCGTCCGCCGGAGGCGCCGGCGTCGCCGGCGAGTCGATCGGAGCCGGAGGCTCGGCAACCGGATTGAGCAGCATCCAGCCACCGATGCCGACCAGCACCAGCGCCACCAGGACGAACAGCACGATCACACCACGCTTGCCCAGGAATCCCGTCGGGCCCAGGATCATCGAAGTCCCGCGCTTCAACCCCTGGAGCTCGTCGAGCAGCTGGAAGCGCATCTTCTCTTCGAACTTCTGGAGCTGTTCGAGGAGCTGGCCGACGTTGGCGTAGCGCTTTCCCGGTTCGGTGGCGAGGCACTTGAGGACGATCGGATCGATGTCCGACGGCAGCTCGCGGTTGATCTCCGACGGCAGATTGAAGCGGCCGAGCGGTATGCGTCCGGTGAGCGCCTCGTAGAAGACGACGCCCAGAGCGTAGATGTCGGCGCGATGATCGACCACCGAGGCGTCGGCCGCCTGCTCGGGCGCGAGGTAGCTCAGGGAGCCCAGGGTCATCTCTTTGGTGGTGAGGGTGCCGAGTTTGCGCATCACCGACTCGACGCGGCCGATCCCGAAACCGCCGAGCTTCACGGCCGATAGGGTCGGTGAGACCAGGATGTTGCGCGGGTTCAGGTCGCGGTGCACGACACCGGCACGGTGCGCCACTTCGAGTCCCCGAGCGACCTGCTTCGCGACCTGCACGACCTCCTGCAGCGACAGCCGGCGCTGGCGCAGGACGACATCGAGCGACGCGCCTTCGACAAACTCCATGACGAGGTAGAGGATCCCCTGGTCCTCCCCGCGATCGAGGATCTGCACGAGATTGGGATGCTGCAGCGCGGCGACGGCCTGGGCCTCGCGGTGGAATCGTTCGACGGCCTCGGGGTCCATCGCGAGGGCCGGCGGCGACAGCTTGATCGCGACGGTCCGCCCGGTCGCCCTCTCCCTCGCCTTGTAGAAGCCACCCGCGCCGCCTTTGCCGAGCGGCGCGAGAATCTCGTAGGGACCGATCTGCTGCGGGACCTCAAGCACCGGAATCGGCCTCGAACACCAGCACGGTGTCTCCGATGATGATGCGGTCCAGGTTCTGCAGCACGGCGCGCGTCACCTTCTGGCCGTTCAGTTTCGTGCCGTTGCTGGTCTCGAGGTCGGTCAACACGAAGCCCTCCGGCTGCAATTCGATCGCGATGTGCTCCTTGCTCGCCTGGGTGTCCGAGAGCACGAGATCGCAGGTGCGGGAGCGGCCGACGAGGACGCGCGCGGCGCCGAGGGCGAGATCGCCGCCGGACTCCGGCCCGAGAGCCACGAAGAGCCGGCCGCTGGAGGACTCAGCCTCGGCCTTGCGCTGACGCGGAGCGACCTGCAGGGTGCGGATCGGGAAGGGGATGACGATGCCGCGCCGGCGGAACTCCTCCCAGATCCGGCCGCGGACGTCGCTCTGGATACGCGGCTTCTGCCCGATGTCCTCGATCCAGACGCGCAGCTCGTAGCGGATGGCGCTGTCGTCGAAGCCGAGCACGTTGACGTCGGGGGTCGGCTTCTCGAGGATGCCCGGAATGCCCTCGGAGGCGGCGAGCAGGGCCTGCTTCACGCGATAGGGGGGCGTCTTGTACTCGGCGGTGACGACGACGCGCTCGAGGTGCAGCGGGTGGGGGTAGTAATAGTTGATGATCTTCTCTTGCGCCATCGTGGCGTTGGGGATGATGAGGTTGTCGCTGTCCCGCGTGCGCAGATGGGTGGTGCGCCAGGAGATCGAGACCACCCGGGCGTCGATGTCGCCGATCTTGATCCAGTCGTTGATCCGGTAGGGCTTCTCGAGGCCGATGACGACGCCGGCGAAGATGTTGCCGAGGATCGGCTGCAGCGCGAGACCGATCACCAGCGACGTGATCGCCGAGCCCGTCACTAGGCCGGAGACATTCGCACCTGGGAAGCTGATCTTGAAAGTGATCAGCGCGGCGATGAAGTAGGCGATGCCAACGGAGACCATCGGCAGGAGATTCGGCAGCCGCACTCCCCGGTGCGGCAGGACGAGGTCGAAATAGATCATCCCGGCGAGCCGGATGACGGTGATCGCGCCGAGGAAGAGCAGGACCCACGATAGGACCTGATCGAAGGCCTCGTACTTGCCCGGGGTGAAGAGCGTGAAGACCCGGAGCCCCGCGGCGATCGCCCCGACGATGAGCACGAAGGCGAGTTGGCGCACGATCCGCAGCCGGCGCAGGGCTGCGACGACGCCGATCAGGATCGCCGTCACCGCAAGGCTCGAGAGAATCGTCAGGGTCAGGCGCACAGGCTCATTGGACAGTACGTGGAGTGCATGAAAAGAGGGCCAAAGATAACACAGGGGTCGGGGAGAGAACTCCCCAACCCCCTTGTCTGCAGGTGTTTCCGGCGTTGGCGCCGGGCGGCGCCCGGCTACTGGCGAGGGATCAGCGCGCCGAGCACGGCGCCGCGCACGACGCCGCCGATGACTCCGATCCCGCCCCAGCACCAGCCGAGGTAGTAGGGAAAGCCGGCGATGACGAGGGGATTGTAGAAGCCAGTGAAGAAATGGGCGATGCCGAAGAAGAGGCCGAACATCGCGCCCCCCTTCCAGCCTGCCGCCCACGTCGACCGCGTCTTCGCGAACAGGATCGCGACGCCGAGACTCACCGCGATCGACACGGCGAAGAACTTCACCGGGTTGGCCGGCGTCTGGCTGAAGGCCTCGGAGTACTTCTTGTAGGTCTCCGCCAGGAGAATGCCGTGCATCACGAAGTCGACGAGATTGGTGACGATGCCGGCAACGACACCGCCCAGGACGATGCGAGTCCAGTTCATGACGCCCCCCTCGGTCAGCCGCGCGCCGCGCGGCGGGTTTGGAAACTGGCGCGGAGCCTAGTTCACTTTCCTTCGCTTCGCAGCTCCCTCCCGGAGCCGTGGGCCTCTTCAGACCGATCCCCCGAAGGCCGTAATCCGAAATATTGGGGACTGTCCCCAATTATCTTAAATGTCGGTGAAGATTGAAGTTAGGAAAATTGGGGACTGTCCCCAATTTTGTTCTGGCTGGCTTCCGGACATGGTGCAGCCAGAGGGATTCGAACCCCCGACCCTCAGATTCGAAGTCTGATGCTCTATCCAGCTGAGCTATGGCTGCAGCGGTGGGAACGACAACGGCTGGGGATGCTGCTGGGGGTGGATCTGGGCTTGCGGGGCGCTGCGGTCGCGGTCATGGGGAGAAGTGGTGCAGCCAGGAGGAGTCGAACCTCCAACCGTCAGATTCGTAGTCTGGTGCTCTATCCAGTTGAGCTATGGCTGCGCGGACCGCCGCGTGAAGGGTGGATTCTAGCGAATCCGGGCTCCCAGCCGCAACCGTGCGGGTTTGCGCGCTTTCCGGGCACCCCGGAGGGCGCCTCGGGGGAGGCGCACCGGGCTACTCGATCAGCCCTTCGACCGGTGACGAAGCGTTGGCGTAGAGGCGGCGCGGGATCCTGCCGGCGTGGCGGGCGAGGTAGCCGGCTTCGATGCCGAGCCGCATCGCCCGCGCCATCGCCACCGGGTCTTTCGCCTCGGCGACCGCCGTGTTGAGGAGCACCGCGTCGGCTCCCAGCTCCATCGCCAGCGCGGCGTCCGAGGCCGTGCCGACCCCGGCGTCGACGATGATTGGCGTCGTCGCCTGCTCGAGGATGATCGCCAGGTTGGCGCGGTTGCGGATCCCCATGCCCGAGCCGATCGGGGCGGCGAGCGGCATCACCGCCGGGCAGCCTAGGTCGGCCAACTTGCGGCAGACGATCGGATCGTCGTTGGTGTAGGGCAGGACGATGAAGCCCTCCTTGAGCAGGATCTCGGCGGCGCGCAGCGTCTCTGCGGTGTCCGGGAAGAGGGTCTGCTTGTCGCCGATCACCTCGAGCTTCACCCACTCCCAGCCACCCAGCTCGCGCGCCAGACGCGCCGTGCGGATCGCCTCGTCGGCGGTGTAGCAGCCGGCGGTGTTGGGCAGCAGCAGGTACCGTTTCTGATCGATCTGGTCGATGAGCGAGCCCTTACCCAGCTCGTCGAGATTCACCCGGCGGAGGGCGACGGTGACGATCTCGGTGCCGGAGGCCTCGAGCGCCGCGGTCATCGTGGCGCCGTCTTTGTACTTGCCGGTGCCGAGGAGGAGGCGCGAGGTGAACGTGCGGCCCGCGAGGGTGAACGGGGACGGGGCGGGGGTTCGAGTGGAGGAAGTGGAGTCGTTGGTCATCAAGGGGGATTGTAGATCAGGCGGGCGGGGACGCCGCTCCCGCCTCCTCGGTGGTCGCGGGCTCCGGCACTCCGGATCCAAAGCGGGCTCCTATTTGAGGCGTGGTCGCCCACTTTGGATCCGGAGCGCCCTCGCCTCGCGGTGAGGCGAGGTTCTGGTCCGTGACCGTC
Proteins encoded in this window:
- a CDS encoding ABC transporter ATP-binding protein translates to MIAVEFQGVSKRFGEVEAVAGVDLAIANGEFFTLLGPSGSGKTTCLRLVAGFDLPSAGRILLDGADVSNLPPYERNVNTVFQDYALFPHLSVGENVAYGPMVRGVGSTERRRLADEMLALVELSGLSDRRPAQLSGGQRQRVALARALVNRPKVLLLDEPLGALDLKLRHQMQIELKAIQQHVGITFIFVTHDQEEALTMSDRLAVFEGGRIAQIGTPAEVYESPATEFIAGFVGTANVLRGAAARRILGHEGLFALRPEKISLLAGRESAAPGARQVEGTLTEIVFAGMVTRYTVAIEGGFSLHVAAQNLAPAGRAAFARGARVVLAWDPIHERPLAES
- a CDS encoding ABC transporter permease is translated as MVLTRLSTFLYRRPKVTLALLLLPPLLWFGLAYVGALVALLVQSFFGLDHFTGQVVQRFTLATYGDLLTRANADIVLRTAGMAAAVTLAAAALAFPLAYFMTFRASKRSRGWFYLAILLPLWSSYLVRVYAWKLVLSKEGIVSWFADRAGLGGLLESWLALPLVGGPSLAISTTGMFLAFLYVWLPYMILPIQAALERVPRSLLEASGDLGAHPRSTFLHVTLPLVFPGIVAGSIFTFSLTLGDFIVPSVLGNSSYFIGQAVLAHQGTSGNIPLAAAFTVVPMGIMGIYLLVARRAGAFDAL
- a CDS encoding ABC transporter permease; translation: MRSRFSWGLALASGAVLLFLHGPIWVILLYAFTTDESSYGFPPPGLTTRWFGVAWERADLWQALELSVRVASVATLVALVLGTLAAAAVWRSRFFGRDAISFLLVLPIALPGIVTGIALRSAIGLAEIPFSFWTLVIGHATFCVVVVYNNALARFRLTGRSLLEASMDLGANSFQTFRYVLLPNLASALLAGGMLAFALSFDEVIVTTFTAGRQETLPIWIFSQLTRPRDRPVTNVVAVFVIAVTFVPIFLAHWLTRDKGDPGSST
- the dauA gene encoding C4-dicarboxylic acid transporter DauA; its protein translation is MTPLSSSSTTLPRAKSVRVASALRRAWRKGYTAADLKADIGAGMVVGVVALPLSMALAIASGVAPQHGLYTAIVAGALIALLGGSKVQVAGPTAAFVVILAPIAARFGLGGLLLATMMAGLILMAMGFYRMGRFIEFVPYPVTTGFTAGIALVIGTLQLKDFLGLEVESLPPDYLERLAVLVRALPTAHSADFGIGAFTLVVLLGWPYLSKRVPAPLVALLCAGVAAHFAARWWPGFSVVTIDDRFSYMLDGVARPGIPRLPPTPLLPWNLPGAGGAPLVISFDLVRELLPAAFTIAILGAIESLLSAVVADGMTGKKHDPDSELLAQGIGNFVGPFFGGFAATGAIARTATNVRAGARTPFAAVFHAIFVLVAVIAFAPLMGRLPMAALAALLLHVAVRMAEGRHILHILKVAPRTDIVVLVTCFSLTVLFDMVVAVTVGIVLASILFMERMAAVSRVSLVSSEELDLGRPLPPNLLLYEIAGPLFFGAAQKAMTAVRAVAKGVEVVVFDLRAVPLLDATGLVALDSTVVKLREGGVFVVLAGVQSGPLRVLAKAGWRNREGELAIGTSFDKALTLALAAADAATAARSHTNPHS
- a CDS encoding DUF3293 domain-containing protein is translated as MCQRDRAEEDRSAHRAASTIPGELRESYTRAVYRVDCKEGPILLRVGAASAALDRWLETQRASCFAFLSAANPGSVALPETENLRRHRLLVDRLGESGLPAVAGESFDPATGGWREASLLVVGIDREAALALAREFGQAALLWGEIGRPVALLPTAGGALEPD
- a CDS encoding protein kinase, with amino-acid sequence MLEVPQQIGPYEILAPLGKGGAGGFYKARERATGRTVAIKLSPPALAMDPEAVERFHREAQAVAALQHPNLVQILDRGEDQGILYLVMEFVEGASLDVVLRQRRLSLQEVVQVAKQVARGLEVAHRAGVVHRDLNPRNILVSPTLSAVKLGGFGIGRVESVMRKLGTLTTKEMTLGSLSYLAPEQAADASVVDHRADIYALGVVFYEALTGRIPLGRFNLPSEINRELPSDIDPIVLKCLATEPGKRYANVGQLLEQLQKFEEKMRFQLLDELQGLKRGTSMILGPTGFLGKRGVIVLFVLVALVLVGIGGWMLLNPVAEPPAPIDSPATPAPPADAAGDRGDASPVASPPATEGPAAPPTAAAPPVAVAVPVEKPAKESAAAAKPGTAKPPEAPATTPAKPGVDPAAADLEVARGKFDAKLFDQALSDARALIAAYPASPLALDAHYLAAKSLASLGRGQEAIGAYVEIQARFKGDPRAAEAAFQQAKLVQAADTKKSADEAKRLYAESAATYPASPWSARALAAKAEIEREQRVTVRDGALGATVPAALATYRDLTARFPAEPVAEKAWWELGRMYEDEKRWDLAAEAYERLTQHFPQTRLDAWFQLAEIYERRLKDAARAKQAYGKVPTTSSHFKEAQRKAGN
- a CDS encoding mechanosensitive ion channel — its product is MRLTLTILSSLAVTAILIGVVAALRRLRIVRQLAFVLIVGAIAAGLRVFTLFTPGKYEAFDQVLSWVLLFLGAITVIRLAGMIYFDLVLPHRGVRLPNLLPMVSVGIAYFIAALITFKISFPGANVSGLVTGSAITSLVIGLALQPILGNIFAGVVIGLEKPYRINDWIKIGDIDARVVSISWRTTHLRTRDSDNLIIPNATMAQEKIINYYYPHPLHLERVVVTAEYKTPPYRVKQALLAASEGIPGILEKPTPDVNVLGFDDSAIRYELRVWIEDIGQKPRIQSDVRGRIWEEFRRRGIVIPFPIRTLQVAPRQRKAEAESSSGRLFVALGPESGGDLALGAARVLVGRSRTCDLVLSDTQASKEHIAIELQPEGFVLTDLETSNGTKLNGQKVTRAVLQNLDRIIIGDTVLVFEADSGA
- a CDS encoding thiazole synthase, whose translation is MTNDSTSSTRTPAPSPFTLAGRTFTSRLLLGTGKYKDGATMTAALEASGTEIVTVALRRVNLDELGKGSLIDQIDQKRYLLLPNTAGCYTADEAIRTARLARELGGWEWVKLEVIGDKQTLFPDTAETLRAAEILLKEGFIVLPYTNDDPIVCRKLADLGCPAVMPLAAPIGSGMGIRNRANLAIILEQATTPIIVDAGVGTASDAALAMELGADAVLLNTAVAEAKDPVAMARAMRLGIEAGYLARHAGRIPRRLYANASSPVEGLIE